The DNA region CCGCAGACCGGCGCCGAACTGCGCGGGACCCTGCTGGCGCTGCTGGGCAGTCCGCACCTGTGCAGTCGCGGCTTCATCACCGAGCAGTACGACCGCTACGTGCGCGGGAACACCGTGCTGGCCGAGTACGCCGACGGCGGAGTGCTGCGCATCGACGAGCAGACCGGCCGCGGCATCGCGATCTCGACCGACGCCTCGGGCCGTTACACCCAGCTGGATCCCTACACCGGGGCGCAACTCGCGCTGGCCGAGGCCTATCGCAACGTCGCCGTCACCGGGGCCACCCCGGTCGCGGTCACCAACTGCCTCAACTTCGGGTCGCCGGAGGACCCGGCCGTGATGTGGCAGTTCTCCCAGGCGGTCCGCGGCCTGGCCGACGGTTGTGCGGCCCTCGGTATCCCCGTCACCGGCGGCAACGTCAGCTTCTACAACCAGACCGGCTCGACGCCGATCCTGCCCACCCCCGTGGTGGGGGTACTCGGCGTGATCGACGATGTCGCGCGGCGCATCCCGACCGGGTTCGGAACCGAGCCCGGCGAAACGCTGTTCCTGCTCGGCGACACCGAGGACGAGTTCGACGGGTCGATCTGGGCGCAGGTCACCGCCGATCACCTCGGCGGTGTGCCGCCCCGGGTGGATCTGGCCCGGGAGCAACTGCTGGCCCAGGTGCTGGCGGCCGCCTCCCGCGACGGTCTGGTGTCCGCGGCGCACGACCTCAGCGAGGGCGGCCTGATGCAGGCGGTGGTGGAGTCCGCGCTGGCCGGCGAAACCGGCTGCCGCATCCTGCTTCCCGAGAATGTGGACCCGTTCGTGATGTTGTTCTCTGAATCGGCCGGCCGGGTGCTGGTCGCGGTGCCGCGCACGGAGGAAAGCCGATTCCGGGCGATGTGCGAGGCGCGCGGGCTGCCCGCGACCCGGATCGGCGTGGTGGAGAGCGGACCGCACGGCGACGACGCCGCGATCGAGGTTCAGGGACACTTCACGGTGCCCCTGACCGAGCTCAGGGCTACCTGGGAGGGTGTACTCCCGAGACTGTTCGGGTGACCGTGGCGTAATGATCGCCCCCGTCGAACGCCGAGCGCGCGTGCTGTTGGCGTGGGTATGGGGGTTGCTCCGGCTCGACTTCACCGGCATCGCGTTCGGCACGCTGTTCTTCTGTTTGTCGTTGACACCGTCGTTGCTGCCGCGCAGCTGGCAGTTCGCCGGCCTGATCGGCGGGATGAACGCGGCCATCGGGTACGGGCTCGGGGTTCTGATCGGTAAGGCGCTGCGCCGCTTCGTGTTACGCGAACGCAGCTGGTGGCCACCGTCGGCCCAGGCGCTGGGACTGCTGAAGGTCGCGACGGTGACGACCGCGATGGTGGCGGCGGTGATCATGGTGGTGCCGGCAACCCGGTGGCAGCGTCAGGTCGCGGAACTGATGGGAGCCGAAGGGCCCCGCACGGACGGTTATATCCGCACTCTGCTGGTCGCCGCCGTGGTCGTCGTCGCCCTGGTGGCGCTGGCGCGGGTGCTGCTGGACCTCACCAAACTCGTTGCCCGGATGCTGATCCGGCGGTGGCGGCTCAACGGTGAGGTGGCCCAGTTCATCGGGACCGCGGTGGTGGTGATCCTGGTCATCACGCTCATCAACGGTGTGTTGCTGCGCGGATTCCTCGCCGGTGCCAGCCGGGTTTTCCAACCCCAGAACACCACCACCAGGGCGGGCGTCGTGCAGCCGCTGGAGCCGCAACGGTCCGGCAGCCCAGCGTCCTTCGCGTCCTGGGAGTCCCTGGGTTATCAGGGGCGCAACTTCGTGGCGGCCGGCGCCGACGCGGCTGAACTCAGCCGCATCAACGGCCGCCCGGCCAAGGAACCGATCCGGGTGTATGTGGGCCTGCAGACCGCCGACACCGACGAGGCCCGGCTGGCCGTGCTGCTGAGCGAGTTGCACCGCACGAACGCTTTTGACCGCGAAGCCCTGGTGATCGTCCCGACCACCGGCACCGGCTGGGTCAACCCCGTGGCCGCGCGCGCGGTCGAATTGATGTACAACGGCGA from Mycolicibacterium sp. MU0053 includes:
- a CDS encoding alpha/beta hydrolase is translated as MIAPVERRARVLLAWVWGLLRLDFTGIAFGTLFFCLSLTPSLLPRSWQFAGLIGGMNAAIGYGLGVLIGKALRRFVLRERSWWPPSAQALGLLKVATVTTAMVAAVIMVVPATRWQRQVAELMGAEGPRTDGYIRTLLVAAVVVVALVALARVLLDLTKLVARMLIRRWRLNGEVAQFIGTAVVVILVITLINGVLLRGFLAGASRVFQPQNTTTRAGVVQPLEPQRSGSPASFASWESLGYQGRNFVAAGADAAELSRINGRPAKEPIRVYVGLQTADTDEARLAVLLSELHRTNAFDREALVIVPTTGTGWVNPVAARAVELMYNGDTAIVALQYSYLPSWISFLGDQHKSMRSGQMLIEAVHERWAKMPEPQRPKLMLYGESLGSMAGQSAFGYLPDIALMGFDSVLWVGPPQASPLWRALIDRRDPHTTEVSPRYDNGRTVRFSQGMDPAEVVRDTAEPWDGTRVLFLQHASDPIVWWSPDLLFSRPDWLIEPPGQDRTAAMRWYPFVTFSQVGADMLNAADMPAGHGHNYDNVILDGWVAVAPPPQWTPADTERIRAALDETVGPEGSKYSWSG